In the genome of Raphanus sativus cultivar WK10039 chromosome 9, ASM80110v3, whole genome shotgun sequence, the window TGGAAACTGTGAAGACCCGCGGttgagaaggaggaggagctaGAGCTGTCGGCTACGGCGGTGGTTGTGTTAGCCCCGTCGGAATCAGCAATGACATCGTTTTCCTCGTCATCATCGTTAGAGAAATCGACCAATAGATCATCCACGGCGAAATGGTCAGTGTGTAAGAATTCATGAGGTTCTTCTTCCATGAAACTCAAAGGTTTTTTTGCCGGTGGGGTTGTTACGGTGAAGGTCTAGCCGGAGCTCTTTTAGagggagagaggagaggagaaagTGGAGTGATGGGAAACGTGagttttaaaaggggttaagaTAGAGAAATGGGTTTCTATGGGAAGAAAAACTTTACGAATAAATTGtcatattaattatttcatttttattgcgTTTGAAGGGGACAAAAGATACATGTAAATCGGAAGGTTTGACGAGGTATTTATAGCTAAttaatttcacaaaaatatattacatctAAAACAGTCCCCATACAAgctaagttcaaaaaaaaaaaacagtccccATACATGAAGAAAGAAATATAAGTACTTGGAGACAAAAAAGCATATGTACAACGAGTCAATGGGCACCAGTGGACTGTGAAAAAGGTTGTATAATGGTTTTTGCGCAGATGCTTTGTACGCAGCTGCGTTGCATGCAGCAATACACTCTCGTAGTCAGAGACTCGGATATAAACAGTCTCTGCACTCAAATTAGGTTATCCTAAGGTGTCTCTCTCCACGTAAGAGTAAATTATATGTCGATATCATTATAGTAGTCAgggataaattttttttttttttgaattaaacgTTAGGGATAAATTTTGCTTATTTATGTAATGAACAAACGTGTTTAAGTCTAATTAACCACCTCCAAAGTCACAAACCACCTTTACAAATGCTTGCAATCATAGCGTTAGTGTTTTGAGAGAGGCGAATCACTCAAGTTTCCGTAGCTTCTTCACATGAGTGTCTGCTTACTACAGAAACGTGTAATTACACCAACTCCCTAGTTCCGTGGAACCCAGCTTTTAGCTTTACGCCAACTCCTACACGAGCGTAGTTCGAGACAACGGATCGGATAAGGTTTATGTTTCTTTTATAGTTCTtcactattttttttactaCATCATTGCCAAACTCTCgattttgtatattaaaatcATTCAGTTGTTATAACTAAATAATCTTATCTTCCTATACCTAGTAAGTGCGTGGCAAAATTAGTGCCTAGAGTGCCCCTCACGTGTTAAAAGCGAAAGATACGTGGTGCATTACAATTTACAAGTTATACAATTGTATGGGCCTACAAGTCTACAACGAACTTTAAGCCGAAAAGAAAAGTCTACAACGAACCCCCCTCATCGGGCCTCAAGGCTCATGCTTCTTTGAAAGTAAGCAAAGCCCAAAATTATAGAGTTGACGGATCCTCGACTCGAGTCATATGGTGTCGCTAAGTGCTCAACCAGAGCCGTGCTTAGGTGAGGAAAAACCCTTAGGgcctttattattttttcttaaaattatttgCCCAAACTTTACAAACCTAAAGTTATATTCACGAGTTATCCACAAATATATGAGTGAGAAATGAACTTTTCATTATAGATATTACAGGAGAAAAATACACTACCCAAAATTTCCATAGTTTTCTTTCACTAAATATAACTAACTTAATACCTTTTTCCCTCTCTACATGTAACTTTATATCTTAATAAACGGTTTtgtaaagaaacaaacataggtgttgactggttttcccgctaccacccgcaaacgcagcttttgcggtttatagcggttgttggcgtttcgaaacaatcacaatAAAACGCtataaatcgcttcaaaccgctccgaacctcttaaaatcaaaagctggttcctgctagcgtttgcggttgcgggcggttgcgagagggtaaattttttttctttaaaaacagaataaataaaaataatactaaaaatatccaataaaaattttcaattgaaataatagaaattgtaaaatgtattcatattatatttcaatttatattataaaaattcaaaactaaaatattttctataaatttttaaaattgaataatatgattttataaatataaattttatatttatcatattattatgatttttaatatttttataattacataaaatataaatattgttaaattattatttaacagatgttgcgtttggtagtttaccagtcataagagtcccgcaaacgcaacaatttctaacagctgtaccagtcgtacaaatctctagaaaacgcttaaaaccgcaaccaccagcacccgcaaactcccgcaaccgcaaccgcaaccgctgcggttacaccagtcaggcccatAAAAGAAAACGTAAGcgtttcacaaaaaaaagaaaacgtaAGCACACATATATATTCTACTTATTAACAAATGTACGATCTTTTAGCTCCTTAGCCAAAGCAGGCATGCAGCTAGAGCTCCTAGTGAGACCACCTTTTTCAGACTTGGTAGCTCTGACCATCTTGTTAGACCTCTTCTTCAGAATCTCATTAACCGCTTCTGCTTGGTACAACGCCGGATAACTCCGGCCTAGTCTATTAAACCGGGAACATGCGCTCATGTGTGCATGTACTGCCTCCTCTCGCCGTTTCTCCATCACCAATTCACTAttgttcatcttctccatctcttGCTCCACTGCTTCTGCGCACAACCCGCAAATCAGCTTCCCTGAGAATTTTGAACGCATACGGTCTATGTACTCCGGCGTGCACTCTTCAGACATGCCACAACACTCACACTTTGCATCTTCCACTTCGGATATCGCCGATAACGACAACAAATTTGTAGTGGTTGCAGTTGCGGTGGGAGTTGGTTCTTTGGTTAGAGTGTTGTCTATGGATATTTGGTGTGATATATCGGAGCAAGTGCGTTTAAGGGGGGCCATGAGAAGGATTAATATTTGGGAAAATTGTAAATATGGAACATAAAAACAACTACATTGTCCCTATGCCATATATTAAACACCACATTGTCCCAATgcaataatattttgtgtttatccAATTAAACCCCCAATATAATTCCAacgcaatattttatatttgttttctttaaataaaaaattaattttcgataaaaaaaatttaattaagaaataaaacaaaacacacatcCCCTGACACCATTTTATCCCCAAATTGAACACATGAACCCTAATCAAAACTCTCTCCTTTGTTACGTGTAGAGAGAAAATCGGAGAGACTTGAACACTCGACGACGCTGCTTCACTTCGCCGGCTCCAGTGTCCCTTATTCGCCGGCTCCGATATTCCTTTTCCCCTCTTTGGCTCCGCCGGTGTTTCTTCTTAAACAAAGGCGCCTACTCCTCCTCCTGGTCGTCGGTGTTCATCTTCCTTCTCCTTACAAGAGAATCTGGGAGTTTCGAtttaatctctctcttctcccgACAGAAACAAAGTGAATCACTTTACCGGAATCTCGAACCCGCGCCTTACCGTCTCAAACAGAGATACACTTCATCTTTATTCCTTGACCTAATCGATTTTAAGTAAGTTCTTCGGTTCTCTTTCGTTTGTACTTTGGATTGTTATGATTAAGGGAAATATGAACTTTTGATTCTTACAATTTAGGGAGCTGCAAGGGAGAAGATCCCTGATTTCATTACAGAGTGTGGAGCTTCACATTTGGTTACTGACTTCTCTCCTTTACGGGAAATTAGAAGCTGTAGAGGCGAGGTTGTGAAGAGAATGAGTGATTCATTAGCAAtacatgaaattttaatatttatttagctAATATAGAATGAAGAACTACAAATAGACGACGATGGCTGATTGAATAACCcattttgtgtttttcttttcatggGATATACAGAAAAGGTTGTAAAAATGGTTCTGTTTCTTTTCAAGTTCCACCTCCGGGTAAATGTTCCTTATGTAATAGACTGTTCCTAACAGGAACTGAAGCTCTTCTTGGTCTTGCGCCTGCACCAGAATACACTTTCCTAGCTTATCTATGTTTCTCGTGTCGGAAACTACTTCAAGGTTGTTCAAGCTCGAATAGTGGATACTTAGTGAGAGTTGTTATGACTTTGGATTTAGTTACTGTTAATCGTTATATATGTGTTACGTGTTGTACTCGGATTCTCATAAACAATAGTAAATGTGTTTTAGTTGTGAGGTTTCACTCTATTCTCATGATTTTCTCTCACAAGAGCCATTCTAAGCAAACTATactcattttcttataaatcaCAATGATGAACAGCTATTTAATGATGAagatattatatgtatttaataaCCATTACACCGAACATGTTATTTCACTAAGATTTACAAATATAGTTCACACTACAAGTAGggtttaaaccctaaacccttaatcacatagggttcaaaccctaaagcctaaatcaaataaatggTGATTGTGAATTTAGTGTTTATAAGTTAAAGTTTAGTGTGTATAGAAATTAGAGTTTAATATACTTGTTGGtttcataaataattgataaaaacacaaaaaaattggAAAGATTTTAGGAAAATATACATTTCGAACTTGGTAGAGTATACATTCTACTGCCATAGAAAGTAGATAAAACAGTAGGTTGCATAACCCAGCAACGgtagaatataatattttggtaGAAAATACCAAGTAAACATACGTAgatatattaagaaatatagTTATTGAAATCAACTGTAATCCAGAAATAAGCGAAATGGCAGCTGAATAAATCTACCATCGTAGAAATGTATTTATTGGCAGCTGAATAATTCTACGACGGTAGAGAAGTATATAATGGTAGATATGATAGTTCTACCATATGTagataactaaattattaacCGAATATACAATCTACGGCCCGTAACTAGTAGATTAAGTTTTCTGCCGTCCGTagatcaaaatatgaaaatttgatatactaatatttagtctataaaaatatttttcatagtatagttttttgtttatgtacattttgaaaaaaaaaatatatttttctgactgttaaaataattgatatgaatttttaaagttattcaGGGGTATCTGAGTCCAGAACGgaccaaaaaatgatttatggcAAAGGGACAATGTAGTTGTTTTTATGTTCCcttttggcaattttttcttaatattttgatgttttgttttccTTTGTTTTGTTGTGTATAAAAGTCACTTGGATCTATGTATTTATGTTCTTACTCGTAATGATGATGCGTTTTTATAGTGTTAAAAGAATGGTCTAGAGGGTTTTGATTCCCTGTCTAATTTTCTGTGTTCGTCTGCCAATAAAAGCATGAACAATTTAGCTTTTATTTAATGAGCTAAAAATGGACCAACCTCACATGTATATCTTGTACAACACGGTAAAGCCAATAAAAAGTTACCCTTTTTGTCAGGAAAGATGAAGTTCATTAGTATTGATAAGAGACTGGTaaccttttttgttttatcGTCTAAAGCAAGGCTCCAACTAGAAGGTACTCAATTGTTTGAATGTGATAATACGAAAAATACCCCTACATAGccttaaaaaaaattgtcacaAATATTGCATATAAAGATCTGAATGACCAAATATATTCATTTAATTAACTAATCTAGATCATAAGGTTAAAAGTTAATGATTGGATTTTTGGggtggtttaaaattttaaaaataaaaaataaatattaaaagttctgaaataaaagttttaaaatattttttaaatagttttaaaaactatttcaaattttgaaaagaaaatttgaaaaaacaaaataaaaactccaagaattatttttatacaaaagttcaaatttgaaaatatataaataaaaactataaaacaataaatttaattttttattggtttttattttttgttattgttagGATATAAGAATCTTTTGtctctttaataaaatatattttggtcatttttctagaagatttttgtgacaaaaaacttaaaatgacAATAGTTTCTTTTCCTTCAAAATACTGGGAATTAGAAGATATAATGAATGTAAgcattagaaaaaaaatggtAGTTTGTTCAGACTTgctaaatcaaatcaaatcaaatttaaatttctttatattataaatactaCAAATGTATACAGCactaaaatattgtatattttatttaacaattaataaaatatatcactATAAGATGAATATAAGTGTATATATTATAGGTCAAAACTCAAAGTATATGCATGCAACCAGAAACTGAGAAAAGGgctaaaaacattaaataccTATGTCTAATtgaatactccctctgttttttaaagatctatgttttaggaaaaaattgttttgaaaatacatttttttactttttcaatgtattatttagtgaaaatctgttaacttcaaaaaaattaattgtgtttattggatttttattggttaaagattatggaaaattgttattcacaaaaatcaatgcatttttaatgtgatttattaatatatgtgaaaagtctagaatatatatctttaaaaaagagGGAGTAAAAGATAACCAAGTTGCGCACACCTATTCATTGGCATTTAAACGACGTGATACTTATTTAAGttatttgtccaaaaaaaaaacgatgtgatactttttttttttttttttgacggcagaCGACGTGATAGTTAAAGAAAGAAAACCCTTCTTTCCAACCTATTTTCAGCAACTCCAGCTGAATATTTTCTTGAGTTAATTTGCTCAATATCCTAAAATAAGTGGGATACCATAGAATGGGGAGAAAATGGTAAAGATGAGGGGAGGAAAATTGAGGGGATATTGTGTATGGAGTGCAAATATGGTGGATTTTGTGTGCATGGAGTGCAAATACTCTATTTTCTTTGCAGCTCAACTGGTGTTTCCATGACTATCCTCATGCAGGATGATAATCCTctcgttattttttttttaatttttaacttttctgTACATATAGTAACAATCTAAATAAGTTGATTTCGATCAATTAGACATGTTAATTGGGTTAACTTAGTTCAAATTCCGTAAAACCTTTGAAGAGTTTTGCCAAATATGGGTTGTTTTTCAAATCTTTGCATAAGTCTACCTAAAATCAATCCACCTTTTAAAGAAATAACACtcatattctaaaatatcttaaaatttaaacattttaaaccCCTTAAAATATGGGTTGTTTTCAAATCTTTGCATAATTGTCTacctttggaaaaaaaaatcaatccacctttaaaaaaataacactCATGTTCTAAAATATCTTAACATTTAAACATTTTAGAACTCTTAAATAACTCTTAAGGTGTGATTTTATGGTATCTGTAGAGTAAATTTTTActccacatatatatatttactcttgGTTCAAAAAATTACCAATCGAGTAATTGTatacaaacagaaaaaatacaCACTAAATTTTACTCtagattttacaaaattttcttcccttttcttcttttcactttttttttaaaaaaaaaatcttctcattttcaccattttatttattcttaaagtttagTAATCACACTCTTACATTTTCCGGCCTCACGTCTTGGTTTGATCATGTGTCTGGTGCCAGTCGTGTCCGTAATGACATGCTTCTAGCAGCGTGTAAGTACATTAGATTTCTTTAAACTGTTTCAAGAAACTGATGCATTGTCAGATACCTAACTTTTCAGTCATTCCACCATAAAAGAATCTATAAGATGATCTGTTACAATTGATTTTAGATCAAATTTCACCTTTACTatttagactttttttttgattaaccagggGGTGATCAAAGGTTTTCTAGACCCAAGACTAATTCCTCTGAGGTCGACGACAACCCACGTATTTTTGCGATTTAATGCTAGTTCCGATGACCAAGCGGAATCGAACCCAGGGCAGAAGCTCCAGCCGGAGTCTCTTTACCACTAGGTCAAGACAACTTGGTTTACTATTTAGATCATTTGCTGGATCTTCTTTGTTTTATGAGAATTTCACTAAGGGACTGCTCTATCCGCCTTTCAGAAACATCAGAAAGATCTCTCCTAACATTGTAGCCACTTTGGGAGCCAAAACTTAAGAATTGGTTAGGTTTTCATAGTTTTCTATTTAAGGTTTCATAGttctcaatatatatatttgatgtcAGAAAATCTGTTTTCATGTTGTTTTAGTTGTTGCAGGACTGTCATGGAACCTGCCGTCCTAAGTACCTGGTCAAGATGGCAGAGAGCTGAATGTACGTCGCTGTCTACAGAACTTCTGTTAACCATTCTTCTGCACCAGTGTGTCCTCAGCTTTTCTCTTTTGCTTTTTGTTTCTGTGGATTTGCTGCTTCTATATATGTCAACTTGTCTTCTCTTTTcacctttttcttttaatttcaaCTTTAACTCAATTTATGTTATGTTCAAGTATTTTGTTGGATATTAATCTTGCACTTGGACACGTCTACCGTCTATAGCTAAGGTGGAGCTTGGCGATTAGTACGCAAACACAAAAGGACGGAATTAACATGGTAAACTATAATAGATAATGGTGTCATGTGTTAATGGATATTATTTtccatattattatatttatctaatttattgatataaattaattttataatgaaattttatctaaaataccatttgatgttttattcttccaaaaaaaataatttactttgtcaaaaaaaattactgTTAAGATactttttttaacgctgatttattatgatattacaattattaggaacattacatagacgattcgacaaccgataATATTACCTGTCTTATtaagatctacgcctaactgcatcatctgagccgtcctatgaagatccacgcctgaccagatttacttgcaccatgttgaaaATCTTTTGTAATCATTCCTTCTATAATCACATAGTTTCCTGTAATCATTCCTTCCATAATCTGTATAGTTGCCTAATAAATCGCGCTCTCTCAgggacttgaaacctggatttgagaaaatctgcaataaattgcatagtctgggaGTCGAACCCCAGACCTGGATGTAGAAGCCTTTATACCTTAACCATTAGACTAAGGTGCTTCCACATTACTGTTAAGATACTTACAAAGGATTCTAAAAATGGTAAGTACCTTTTCTAGATTGATAATATCATTTTTGGAAAACGTTAATAGActtaatttaaaacatttttctttcatctatattattaaaagagaagtacacatatagaatgccccttagttttcagtgttatttacacttttatgccactgacattaaataatacttcctattttaatgttgtcttttccactttgattaatgcgttttccaaaattaaatttgaattaaatacattattaaataatacttcctattttaatgttttgtattttccacttacattaatgtgttttctaaaattaaatttgaattaaatatatttcattaaattttcaattaaatcaatatcaaattaaaagaaaatacatttttgttagacaaataattcatggaaattataatatcaactcttcgtttaacaaatctgaacgaacagaatattatcaaatttgaaccgaaactagatactatccaacggatttaccattttggtatctagaaaaccataaccaaaccttatctgaacaaaaatatttcagatattcgaatgtatttaaatcatatttatttacttcaatatgttagctatttttcgagttaatatccaagatataagttattttaagttgtttaaaatatttgaaatataaaaaatagtcgaaagtaaacatctaaagtagataaacaataatcaaaataccaaaatacttaaaatatatatttattcttcatccaaatattcaagttaaacctattttaaaattttaatttaggtactttggcttacattactcaaatagtttaaagatatataaatttaaaaaaaaattaaaaataatttaaacgggttatcataTCCGCAAAGATCCTAATAAAACCGGaaccaaatttataaatacctgaatagagctagaatctttaaattcaaaatctcaaacccgaatagatttttaaccgaattcgagtggatatgCAAATATCCACCCTAATttagtcaatgtaaaacgatcaaatattacaaatatactatttagtataaatgaataaaaactgaaaattaatacccgtgcgatcgcacgggtcaagatctagtatagtTTTAGTATGACAGTTCTATCTTTGATATCTTGGTAAACAGCACAGTTTTTACTGTCACATAATGCAATTAttccaaaaatatatcaaagagaaaaaagaacaaAGCGAACAAGAGTGTTATAAGAGAGAACATTTGAAGTGATTTTGGGCCTGAATTTATAATCATTGCAAAGTCAATGATCCCATCCATCAtactcaaaactcaaaatgtcaagataaataaatcaaatattgGAAATACATAAAGTAAAATTTGCAAGTGGTGGCCCTCCATAATCCATTAGTAGCCTAGTTATTCTGATAATGATGATGGCTTTGATTTCTTTTAGTTCAAATGGTCTATACATTCATTGAACATCTAAAGTGTATAATTGTTCTTTAGCCTTTTTGTCTGATAATGTTCTTAAAAAATGATGGGCATGACTAAATGTGTATCGACCTTTGGTATCAAGATGTTCATCATTATTTCTGTCTTTCCTTCTATTTTCTCTCCTTGGTGTTCAATGATGATATATGGACTTAttagtagattttttttgtgcacTATTGATAAAATGTTGAAAATTGATTCAGTTTAAGATGTTTATAAACTCtggctgtttttttttcttgctgaAAAACCCAAAGATTTGTGAACTTTatggaaaaataataattaattacaaattcGGGTATATATACACCAGTATACATGATTCCTGCATaaacttatcaaaatatattgctTCATACATATACTTCTTAATTATGTTTAGGAAATATCACATAATTCAGGACTGGAGATAGGCAAAACTGGTTTATCTAATTGGCAATACAATAGCCTACTCATTGGGTCGTCTACAACGGACACACACATGTCAAAGTTTGATTTTGAGTTATTTAACAACAATAGAATTAATACAAAATACTATGATCATTACTGTGGTGATTAGTCTTTGAAGTAATGATTTCATTAGTCAAATAATGATTTTATCAATCAACCGAGCTAATTATTGTAACTAAATGAGTACTCGTAAATGGTGACCAATGTGCAAAAACTGCCGCAAAATAAGTGTTAACCATGAGTTTGTAATGGTCATAATATATGATCGTCTGTGGCTAATTGAATCTTCGCCATGAAATCTTAGGTTGAGCGGTTGAGCCACAAGCTTATTGGCGGTTATTTCGCCATGAAGCTACGATATTACTCTATCAGAGATGACACTTGAATTTTTTTCACCCATTTATTTACAGCTTATTTGATTATGCAAGGTGAAAGATCCTTGAACCGTCCTTGAACAGTCTAGATATATTTCTATCGTTatctttagcttttttttttttttttttttggtaggaagATGGGAGAAAACTCCCATTTTTATTAAACTGCAAACATCAAACTACAAACGAATTTGTCGTGGCCGTAAAGAACCATCAACATCTTCGCGAATCAAACTACCAAGTTCTACCGGAACAACATCAAAACTATGAAACCCAAGCGGGAGAGAAAAGGCAAGGTTATCTTTAGCTTTATTGTTGTTGATAATATTTTCCTAGACCAATCAATTATGTAATTTGAAAAAGGATAAACATTATGGAGGCCAAATTgcagcaaagaaaaaaaatctagtaGTGGATTTCTTGTGAAAAATATAGAGTTAATAGTAGTGGATATCTaagtaaacataaaaatttcaaaaatagaattaggtataaaataaaatatcttttattaacTAGTAAAAGATAAACAGAAGAAGCGAGGAAGAAACAAAGACCTActacttttcttttatttggtAGGTACTCATTTGATTTAAGCATGCTTAGGAATCTCTctcctctttcttttttgtcGGCCCCCAAACTCCTTTTCTCATACAGACACAAAATGCTTTAAAGAATGGGGGTTATGGAGACGATGATGGCGATCTTGATGATCACATGTTGTAACAACCATATGCATGGCATGTCTTTTGTCTCATGacatgatatataaatatagttacATGCATATATATCGGTGTAAACTTTAAATACAAAGTGTCAAACGTATGTATTTATACATTATGGTTGTGATTGGTAAAAGTCAgagaaaaataaagtaaataaaaaagtgGAAATGGGGTAAAACTAAAATAGATTGACGGTAAGacaagagaaaagagaaaaaaaaaaacagagtaaatataattttctcgTATAACTAAGCtatttagagcatctccaacccattgctattttcacctctataatagcatttagaggtgaaattattccaacccacctctatttcttcctctacaatagagatctctatttttttcttctatttatag includes:
- the LOC108826140 gene encoding uncharacterized protein LOC108826140, whose product is MAPLKRTCSDISHQISIDNTLTKEPTPTATATTTNLLSLSAISEVEDAKCECCGMSEECTPEYIDRMRSKFSGKLICGLCAEAVEQEMEKMNNSELVMEKRREEAVHAHMSACSRFNRLGRSYPALYQAEAVNEILKKRSNKMVRATKSEKGGLTRSSSCMPALAKELKDRTFVNK